The following are encoded together in the Humulus lupulus chromosome 5, drHumLupu1.1, whole genome shotgun sequence genome:
- the LOC133779044 gene encoding uncharacterized protein LOC133779044 produces MTSLNSGETISPAITATAAVASTSTHPWNPFSNSLTSSLTVKLDRSSISEGVLASVATYSTYLAITGCCISDQDLELQLLNGLGPEYDSIVSTITSSSELKIIEEIQALLMAHECCLERHHSIADILGKMAKNLTFISSRTMPSHTYRPNYGSGRGSSTDMGSRTVGRNYYCVPPSSTCPLCQVCLKLGHIAAKCHYCFDKKFVTPKNTNAQRRAYLTEQECHTGEIGEAQAYISTSVPDFGDDSP; encoded by the exons ATGACTTCGTTGAACTCTGGTGAGACTATTTCTCCGGCGATCACTGCTACAGCAGCTGTGGCGTCGACTTCTACTCACCCATGGAATCCCTTCTCCAATTCGTTAACTTCTTCCCTCACTGTAAAACTTGATCGG TCGTCTATTTCTGAAGGAGTTCTTGCCTCAGTTGCTACCTATTCTACCTA TCTTGCTATTACCGGTTGCTGCATCAGTGATCAAGATCTTGAGTTACAACTACTCAATGGTCTTGGTCCAGAATACGATTCTATTGTTTCTACCATTACCTCAAGTTCTGAATTGAAGATTATTGAAGAGATTCAAGCACTTCTGATGGCTCATGAATGCTGCCTAGAACGCCATCATTCCATTGCTGATATCTTGGGGAAGATGGCTAAAAATTTGACCTTTATCTCATCAAGAACCATGCCCTCACACACATATAGACCCAACTATGGCTCTGGTAGAGGATCTTCTACTGATATGGGGTCCAGAACAGTTGGTAGAAACTACTATTGTGTTCCTCCCTCTTCCACATGCCCTCTCTGTCAAGTTTGTCTAAAACTTGGTCACATTGCAGCTAAATGTCATTATTGTTTTGACAAGAAATTTGTCACCCCAAAGAACACAAATGCTCAACGAAGAGCCTATCTCACAGAGCAAGAATGTCACACTGGTGAAATTGGAGAAGCTCAAGCATATATTTCCACCTCTGTACCTGACTTTGGTGATGACTCCCCTTAG
- the LOC133834754 gene encoding phosphate transporter PHO1 homolog 10 isoform X2 — translation MKFGKEFKKEKVPEWTEAYMDYNGLKQILRNMRAYRQNNHPAMNRTLSGFYRQSSRRYNEEDLENQAIEIKTLQRDGSRQLFETVFIEQTEGGVEFEVTFFRKLDEELNKANNFYKDKVKGMMDEANQLNKQMESLIALRIRVEKRSFKGSNSNSHYQQEQSQSSGSEEKVKVADQNHDPVEALEHVKINNTPQSPVSTIKDVLRDSKVEDLSYGKGNLRRAEQQLRVAFIEFYHKLYLLKQYSYMNLLAFSKIMKKYEKITSRKASKLYMEVVDNSDLGDSDEIIDLMERVEATFIKNFSKSNRSEGMKSLRPKQRRENHIVTFFSGFFSGCTIALLVAIALKIELHNLATEEEGVQYLQSIFPLYSVFLYAVLHLLMYAANIYFWRRYRINYPFIFGFKRGTELEYRDVFLLSTGLAVLASSGFLANLRLDMDSNTQKLKKVTQLVPLGLVTLVLLLIFCPLNILYRTSRVFFIQCLFRCILAPLYPVTFPDFFLADQLTSQMQALRSCVLYICYYGLGKYLRRQEKCHTHGLYNTLYFVIAVIPYWLRFLQCLRRLIEGRDKMNGYNALTYLSTIIAVVFRTIYELRKESVTWMVFALISSAVATLVNIYWDIVFDWGLLRRHSKNFYLRDKLIVSLKIVYVVAMVLDILLRAAWMQLVLAFNLHSAHKMGITTTVFSLEIIRRDWRTST, via the exons ATGAAATTTGGGAAAGAATTTAAGAAAGAAAAGGTGCCTGAGTGGACTGAAGCCTACATGGATTACAATGGCCTCAAACAAATATTGAGAAATATGAGAGCATACAGGCAGAACAATCACCCTGCAATGAACAGAACCCTTAGCGGGTTTTACCGCCAATCTAGCAGACGCTACAATGAGGAAGATCTTGAAAATCAAGCAATCGAAATTAAGACGTTGCAGAGAGATGGTTCCCGACAGCTTTTTGAGACAGTTTTTATTGAACAGACCGAAGGAGGAGTTGAGTTTGAGGTAACATTCTTCAGAAAACTTGATGAAGAGCTCAACAAGGCAAATAACTTCTACAAGGACAAAGTGAAGGGAATGATGGATGAAGCAAATCAGTTGAATAAACAAATGGAATCTTTGATTGCTTTGAGGATAAGAGTTGAAAAACGTAGTTTTAAGGGGTCTAATTCAAACAGCCATTATCAGCAAGAACAAAGTCAAAGCAGTGGCAGCGAAGAGAAAGTCAAAGTTGCTGATCAGAATCACGATCCTGTAGAAGCTCTTGAGCATGTGAAGATTAACAATACCCCTCAATCACCGGTTTCTACGATTAAAGATGTGTTGAGAGACTCCAAAGTTGAGGACTTGAGTTATGGCAAAGGGAATTTAAGAAGAGCTGAACAACAATTGAGAGTTGCATTTATTGAATTTTACCATAAGCTCTATCTTCTAAAACAATACAG TTATATGAACCTCTTAGCATTTTCCAAGATCATGAAAAAGTATGAAAAG ATCACATCAAGAAAAGCATCTAAATTGTACATGGAAGTTGTGGATAACTCTGACCTTGGAGATTCAGATGAG ATCATTGATCTCATGGAGAGGGTGGAGGCAACcttcatcaagaatttttcaAAATCCAATCGCAGTGAAGGTATGAAATCGTTGAGGCCAAAACAAAGAAGAGAAAATCACATAGTAACATTTTTCTCAG GCTTCTTTTCCGGTTGCACAATTGCGCTACTTGTTGCCATTGCCTTAAAAATTGAACTTCATAACCTGGCAACGGAGGAGGAGGGAGTGCAGTACTTACAAAGCATCTTTCCACTTTACAG TGTATTTCTATATGCCGTCCTACACCTTCTCATGTATGCTGCAAACATTTACTTTTGGAGAAGATATAGGATCAACTATCCATTTATATTTGGCTTCAAGAGAGGAACGGAGTTAGAATACAGAGATGTTTTCCTACTAAGTACAGGGCTTGCTGTACTAGCTTCGTCTGGTTTCTTGGCAAACTTGCGTCTGGACATGGACTCAAATACTCAAAAACTTAAGAAAGTCACTCAACTAGTTCCTCTAGGCTTAGTCACT CTTGTTCTTCTCCTTATTTTCTGTCCTTTAAACATCTTATACAGAACAAGTCGTGTCTTCTTCATTCAATGCCTTTTTCGCTGCATACTCGCTCCTCTATACCCG GTGACATTTCCAGATTTCTTTTTGGCAGACCAGCTAACTAGCCAG ATGCAGGCTTTAAGGAGTTGTGTTTTGTACATTTGCTATTATGGTTTGGGAAAGTACTTAAGAAGGCAAGAGAAGTGCCACACCCATGGGCTTTACAACACACTCTACTTTGTTATTGCTGTTATTCCATATTGGCTTCGTTTCTTGCAG TGCCTTCGTCGATTAATTGAGGGTAGAGATAAAATGAATGGATACAATGCTTTGACGTACCTCTCAACAATTATTGCCGTGGTGTTTAGAACTATTTATGAATTGAGAAAGGAGTCAGTCACCTGGATGGTCTTTGCTTTGATTAGCTCAGCTGTAGCCACTTTGGTCAACATTTATTGGGACATCGTTTTTGATTGGGGCCTCTTGAGAAGGCACTCCAAGAATTTCTACTTAAGAGACAAACTTATAGTGTCACTCAAAATTGTCTACGTTGTTGCAATG GTGTTGGATATATTATTGAGAGCGGCTTGGATGCAACTGGTGTTGGCATTTAATCTGCACTCAGCCCATAAAATGGGAATCACAACTACTGTATTCTCCTTGGAAATTATTCGTCGTG ATTGGAGAACGAGCACCTGA
- the LOC133834754 gene encoding phosphate transporter PHO1 homolog 10 isoform X1 produces MKFGKEFKKEKVPEWTEAYMDYNGLKQILRNMRAYRQNNHPAMNRTLSGFYRQSSRRYNEEDLENQAIEIKTLQRDGSRQLFETVFIEQTEGGVEFEVTFFRKLDEELNKANNFYKDKVKGMMDEANQLNKQMESLIALRIRVEKRSFKGSNSNSHYQQEQSQSSGSEEKVKVADQNHDPVEALEHVKINNTPQSPVSTIKDVLRDSKVEDLSYGKGNLRRAEQQLRVAFIEFYHKLYLLKQYSYMNLLAFSKIMKKYEKITSRKASKLYMEVVDNSDLGDSDEIIDLMERVEATFIKNFSKSNRSEGMKSLRPKQRRENHIVTFFSGFFSGCTIALLVAIALKIELHNLATEEEGVQYLQSIFPLYSVFLYAVLHLLMYAANIYFWRRYRINYPFIFGFKRGTELEYRDVFLLSTGLAVLASSGFLANLRLDMDSNTQKLKKVTQLVPLGLVTLVLLLIFCPLNILYRTSRVFFIQCLFRCILAPLYPVTFPDFFLADQLTSQMQALRSCVLYICYYGLGKYLRRQEKCHTHGLYNTLYFVIAVIPYWLRFLQCLRRLIEGRDKMNGYNALTYLSTIIAVVFRTIYELRKESVTWMVFALISSAVATLVNIYWDIVFDWGLLRRHSKNFYLRDKLIVSLKIVYVVAMVLDILLRAAWMQLVLAFNLHSAHKMGITTTVFSLEIIRRGIWNFFRLENEHLNNVGRYRAFKSLPLPFAYSNDQKEGKDE; encoded by the exons ATGAAATTTGGGAAAGAATTTAAGAAAGAAAAGGTGCCTGAGTGGACTGAAGCCTACATGGATTACAATGGCCTCAAACAAATATTGAGAAATATGAGAGCATACAGGCAGAACAATCACCCTGCAATGAACAGAACCCTTAGCGGGTTTTACCGCCAATCTAGCAGACGCTACAATGAGGAAGATCTTGAAAATCAAGCAATCGAAATTAAGACGTTGCAGAGAGATGGTTCCCGACAGCTTTTTGAGACAGTTTTTATTGAACAGACCGAAGGAGGAGTTGAGTTTGAGGTAACATTCTTCAGAAAACTTGATGAAGAGCTCAACAAGGCAAATAACTTCTACAAGGACAAAGTGAAGGGAATGATGGATGAAGCAAATCAGTTGAATAAACAAATGGAATCTTTGATTGCTTTGAGGATAAGAGTTGAAAAACGTAGTTTTAAGGGGTCTAATTCAAACAGCCATTATCAGCAAGAACAAAGTCAAAGCAGTGGCAGCGAAGAGAAAGTCAAAGTTGCTGATCAGAATCACGATCCTGTAGAAGCTCTTGAGCATGTGAAGATTAACAATACCCCTCAATCACCGGTTTCTACGATTAAAGATGTGTTGAGAGACTCCAAAGTTGAGGACTTGAGTTATGGCAAAGGGAATTTAAGAAGAGCTGAACAACAATTGAGAGTTGCATTTATTGAATTTTACCATAAGCTCTATCTTCTAAAACAATACAG TTATATGAACCTCTTAGCATTTTCCAAGATCATGAAAAAGTATGAAAAG ATCACATCAAGAAAAGCATCTAAATTGTACATGGAAGTTGTGGATAACTCTGACCTTGGAGATTCAGATGAG ATCATTGATCTCATGGAGAGGGTGGAGGCAACcttcatcaagaatttttcaAAATCCAATCGCAGTGAAGGTATGAAATCGTTGAGGCCAAAACAAAGAAGAGAAAATCACATAGTAACATTTTTCTCAG GCTTCTTTTCCGGTTGCACAATTGCGCTACTTGTTGCCATTGCCTTAAAAATTGAACTTCATAACCTGGCAACGGAGGAGGAGGGAGTGCAGTACTTACAAAGCATCTTTCCACTTTACAG TGTATTTCTATATGCCGTCCTACACCTTCTCATGTATGCTGCAAACATTTACTTTTGGAGAAGATATAGGATCAACTATCCATTTATATTTGGCTTCAAGAGAGGAACGGAGTTAGAATACAGAGATGTTTTCCTACTAAGTACAGGGCTTGCTGTACTAGCTTCGTCTGGTTTCTTGGCAAACTTGCGTCTGGACATGGACTCAAATACTCAAAAACTTAAGAAAGTCACTCAACTAGTTCCTCTAGGCTTAGTCACT CTTGTTCTTCTCCTTATTTTCTGTCCTTTAAACATCTTATACAGAACAAGTCGTGTCTTCTTCATTCAATGCCTTTTTCGCTGCATACTCGCTCCTCTATACCCG GTGACATTTCCAGATTTCTTTTTGGCAGACCAGCTAACTAGCCAG ATGCAGGCTTTAAGGAGTTGTGTTTTGTACATTTGCTATTATGGTTTGGGAAAGTACTTAAGAAGGCAAGAGAAGTGCCACACCCATGGGCTTTACAACACACTCTACTTTGTTATTGCTGTTATTCCATATTGGCTTCGTTTCTTGCAG TGCCTTCGTCGATTAATTGAGGGTAGAGATAAAATGAATGGATACAATGCTTTGACGTACCTCTCAACAATTATTGCCGTGGTGTTTAGAACTATTTATGAATTGAGAAAGGAGTCAGTCACCTGGATGGTCTTTGCTTTGATTAGCTCAGCTGTAGCCACTTTGGTCAACATTTATTGGGACATCGTTTTTGATTGGGGCCTCTTGAGAAGGCACTCCAAGAATTTCTACTTAAGAGACAAACTTATAGTGTCACTCAAAATTGTCTACGTTGTTGCAATG GTGTTGGATATATTATTGAGAGCGGCTTGGATGCAACTGGTGTTGGCATTTAATCTGCACTCAGCCCATAAAATGGGAATCACAACTACTGTATTCTCCTTGGAAATTATTCGTCGTGGTATTTGGAACTTCTTCAG ATTGGAGAACGAGCACCTGAACAATGTAGGGAGGTACCGTGCTTTCAAATCGTTGCCGCTTCCTTTTGCTTACTCCAATGATCAGAAAGAAGGGAAGGATGAATGA